One window of the Rhipicephalus sanguineus isolate Rsan-2018 chromosome 2, BIME_Rsan_1.4, whole genome shotgun sequence genome contains the following:
- the LOC119382074 gene encoding uncharacterized protein LOC119382074 → MKRADVGTSPGCDELLMSLIKALGPKAKERVENCVAEALVNARMPGDWKQSKVRPLYKGAGSPRDLTSYRPLAIIPVLATQVVKSRLQRWAEATGVLGELQMGFHQGCRIENNLLILTQGTEMASRTGSPLYVAFLNIAKAYDCVDHEILWAILRELGMVEKDLELLQAINSDVVAEAEWEGHRTRHLAIPRGLHLSCPL, encoded by the coding sequence ATGAAGAGAGCGGATGTGGGAACTTCCCCAGGGTGCGATGAATTGCTGATGAGCCTCATAAAGGCACTGGGTCCgaaagcgaaggaaagagtggaGAACTGTGTCGCTGAGGCGCTGGTGAACGCCAGAATGCCAGGGGATTGGAAGCAGAGCAAGGTCAGGCCCCTGTACAAAGGTGCAGGCAGTCCAAGGGACCTAACCAGCTACAGACCTTTAGCCATAATACCTGTGCTGGCCACGCAGGTGGTGAAGTCAAGACTCCAGCGGTGGGCAGAAGCCACCGGTGTGCTGGGCGAATTGCAGATGGGCTTCCACCAGGGATGTCGCATAGAGAACAACCTGTTGATTCTCACCCAGGGCACTGAAATGGCGAGTCGGACAGGGAGCCCACTGTATGTCGCTTTCCTGAATATTGCGAAGGCCTACGACTGTGTGGACCATGAGATTTTGTGGGCGATACTTAGAGAGCTAGGCATGGTGGAAAAGGACCTCGAACTGCTTCAGGCCATCAACAGTGATGTAGTGGCAGAGGCAGAATGGGAGGGCCACAGAACTAGGCATTTGGCCATACCTAGAGGTCTCCACCTAAGCTGCCCACTATGA